CCTTCTTTGATGGAACCCTCGGCAATAAGCTAGCCAAAATCGTTCCTTTCAATCATGCGCTTACTTTAATGGATCTAGAGGAAGTCAGGAAAGAACTGGAAGCCCGGCCAGGGGAAACCCGAGATATTACCGTTGTATCCCTGGGCAAAGAGACGGCAGTAGACGCTTGGGTAGAGGACTGGAATCGTTTGCGCAAGAAAGGCAATTTACCCAACAAAATCAATGTCATCGAGCTCCGCACCGACCCGAAGTATGGCAAATTCTTTGAGCATAAACCGGCTGAAGCCAAGGTCAAAATCCAGCGGACAAGTGGGAAGATTATTGTTGATATCAAGGACTTCATTTCACCGACGGTCATAGAACGATTGAAGCAGCAAGCAGGTGTCTTGGCGCCTGAAATTGATGATTGGCGCGCCATGGTTGATAGCGTGATGATCGATACTTCCTATGATGGAAAGATTCTTGAAGTGGCCTATAGTGATGTACCTCAGAAGAAAGATGCATTGGTTAGCGGTCATTATGAATTCGATAGCCTCAAGAAACCCACCACTGTGGCTATCAAGATCACAGACGTTCTGGGCGAAGAGTTAATAGTGGCCCGGAAGGTCTGACGATTAGGATAGTGGATTGACCCATCACCAGAAGTAGACAATAATCTGGGAGTAAGTAGTGAAGCTCATGTACCGGTGGGTGTCAGGCCCCAGACCTGACACCCACAATGCAACCTTCGACTTTTGCAGGTCTGAACAACGTCAGAGGCTATGGTTGTATATTCCGCCTGCTGAGGTAGCAAGCATAATACTCCCCCCCAGCATTCGTCGGGCTGCCACAAGGCATTTATCTTAACGCAGAAGAAATGCTGCCAGCGCTTCTGGGACACGGCAAATTTACTGGCTGTTCGTCTTATGCTAAAATCGGGATGGAAAGTGGTACTAAGAAGGAGTGGGGGTGATATTCCGTGCCCGTCTATGAATACCGTTGCAATAACTGCCGCCGCAGAGTGTCATTGCTGGTAAGGAGCCTCTCCCAGCCACCGGAGGCTGTTTGCCGGAACTGCGGCAGCAAAGACCTGACTCGGCTTTTCTCCACGTTTGCGCGCCTGAGGACAGACCAGGATATTTATGCTGACATTCTCGATGATAGCCAGTTAGTTGAGCGCATGATGGCCAATGATCCTACCGCTCTGGTGGAGTGGTCGCGAAGGATGGAGGGGACGGAGGTGGAGAAGCATTCTGAATACGGGGAGGCGCTGGAGAAGATGGAGAAGGGTGAGAGGTGGGATAAGGCAATGGCTGATTTGCAGCGCCGAGAACCGGCCTCCACTGAGGCCCCGGCTGCTGAGGAATAGACGACCATGCCCGTTTACGAGTTTCGTTGCGATTCTTGCCGGAGAAAGGCAAGCTTCTTTGTGAAGAAGATTGGCGATCCTCTACCGGCGGTATGTCCTGGCTGTGGCAGCCAGCAGTTG
This genomic interval from Chloroflexota bacterium contains the following:
- a CDS encoding zinc ribbon domain-containing protein, coding for MPVYEYRCNNCRRRVSLLVRSLSQPPEAVCRNCGSKDLTRLFSTFARLRTDQDIYADILDDSQLVERMMANDPTALVEWSRRMEGTEVEKHSEYGEALEKMEKGERWDKAMADLQRREPASTEAPAAEE